In one Pseudomonas purpurea genomic region, the following are encoded:
- a CDS encoding methyl-accepting chemotaxis protein, with protein MPALRTIQARYTSFLVLFILVLFGLTVAGISQLVAPKLRHTEEQVVLNRIGEVAQQIQGELNKVQAQQRTITQTIPLLDSTTIDTVLPGLVDQYGELKVFGGGIWPLPGQREAGRNKFSTFWHRDASGKLAVNTFWNSDAAPNYYDQAWYKGGMQTPRGQCAWAAAYKDDASAEPRTNCAMAITRDGVPYGVSTIDVTLGFFNDLVARKEKDLGAEMLIVEADGKIISNSSRINGPIVLKNISDLAASSALAAQVKTALGRRDATLQRVEFDNQGVANTFFMRPIEGTPWFLATALPTQLITAQRDDVLGTLSLLQIPMVILLVLLQMYAIRQLIQRMTALKANIDALSAGDADLTRRITIRAEDELGAIGHSVNTFIAYLQSMIGEVTQATGAMASSLEKLQQTSAQTNQILVRHASETDQTVTAITEMSSTADSVAENAAETAAFTQRANEHADRSRVVVGEASSSVIALIDEVASATHKVESMQQDAQRITEILGVIGAIAGQTNLLALNAAIEAARAGEQGRGFAVVADEVRALAARTQDSTSQINEMLSRLTQGVSSSVTAMENTQASCQSAADATARVNAGLDEMAGSVSHINSLSTQIATAAEQQSAVTEEINRSMVQIRHMVDELVQSGHATELNTRQLLEANGRVSSIMGRFKVR; from the coding sequence ATGCCCGCATTGCGCACGATTCAAGCCCGCTACACCTCGTTTCTGGTCCTGTTTATCCTGGTGCTGTTCGGGTTGACCGTGGCCGGCATCAGCCAGTTGGTGGCCCCCAAGCTGCGGCACACCGAAGAACAGGTGGTGCTGAACCGCATTGGTGAAGTGGCACAACAGATCCAGGGCGAACTGAACAAGGTTCAGGCGCAGCAACGCACTATCACCCAAACCATTCCACTGCTCGACAGCACCACCATTGATACGGTGCTGCCCGGCCTGGTGGATCAGTACGGCGAGCTCAAGGTGTTCGGCGGCGGTATCTGGCCGCTGCCCGGCCAGCGTGAGGCTGGGCGCAACAAGTTCAGCACCTTCTGGCACCGCGATGCCTCGGGCAAACTGGCGGTCAACACCTTCTGGAACAGTGACGCCGCGCCCAACTACTACGACCAGGCCTGGTACAAGGGCGGCATGCAAACGCCCCGTGGCCAATGCGCCTGGGCTGCCGCCTATAAAGATGACGCCAGTGCCGAACCCCGCACCAACTGCGCCATGGCGATCACTCGCGATGGCGTGCCGTACGGGGTGTCGACCATCGACGTGACCCTGGGCTTCTTCAACGATCTGGTCGCGCGCAAGGAAAAAGACCTGGGCGCCGAAATGCTGATCGTCGAGGCCGACGGCAAGATCATCAGCAACAGCTCGCGCATCAACGGCCCGATCGTGCTGAAAAACATCAGCGACCTCGCCGCCAGCTCAGCGCTTGCCGCCCAGGTGAAGACAGCGCTGGGCCGCCGCGACGCCACATTGCAGCGGGTCGAGTTTGACAATCAGGGCGTGGCGAATACCTTCTTCATGCGCCCCATCGAAGGCACGCCATGGTTCCTCGCCACTGCCTTGCCGACCCAACTCATCACCGCCCAACGTGACGATGTACTCGGTACGCTGAGCCTGTTGCAGATCCCGATGGTGATCCTGCTGGTGCTGTTGCAGATGTATGCAATACGCCAGTTGATCCAGCGCATGACCGCCCTGAAAGCCAACATCGATGCGCTGTCGGCCGGCGACGCCGACCTGACCCGACGCATCACCATCCGCGCCGAAGATGAACTGGGCGCCATCGGTCACTCGGTCAACACCTTCATCGCCTACCTGCAAAGCATGATCGGCGAAGTCACCCAGGCCACCGGGGCCATGGCCTCCAGCCTGGAAAAACTCCAGCAGACGTCAGCCCAGACCAACCAGATCCTGGTGCGCCACGCCAGCGAAACCGACCAGACCGTCACCGCCATCACCGAAATGAGTTCCACCGCCGACAGCGTTGCCGAGAATGCCGCCGAAACCGCCGCTTTCACCCAGCGCGCCAACGAACACGCCGACCGCTCGCGGGTGGTGGTCGGGGAAGCGTCCAGCAGCGTGATTGCCCTGATCGACGAAGTCGCCAGCGCCACGCACAAGGTCGAAAGCATGCAGCAGGATGCCCAGCGCATTACCGAAATCCTTGGGGTGATCGGGGCGATTGCCGGGCAAACCAACCTGCTGGCGTTGAACGCAGCGATTGAAGCAGCCCGGGCCGGTGAACAAGGGCGCGGTTTTGCGGTGGTCGCCGACGAGGTCCGCGCCCTCGCCGCCCGCACCCAGGACAGCACCTCGCAAATCAATGAAATGCTCAGCCGCCTGACCCAGGGTGTCAGTTCCTCGGTGACCGCCATGGAAAACACCCAGGCCAGTTGCCAATCCGCTGCCGACGCCACGGCACGGGTTAACGCCGGGCTGGATGAAATGGCCGGCTCCGTCAGCCACATCAACAGCCTGAGCACCCAGATCGCCACGGCCGCCGAACAACAGAGCGCCGTGACCGAAGAGATCAACCGCAGCATGGTGCAGATCCGCCACATGGTCGATGAACTGGTGCAAAGCGGCCACGCGACCGAGCTCAATACCCGCCAACTGCTCGAAGCCAACGGCCGGGTCAGCTCGATCATGGGGCGCTTCAAGGTGCGTTGA
- a CDS encoding copper resistance system multicopper oxidase, producing the protein MHVTPSRRTFIKGLAAGSLLAGVGLWHPPAWALKGTGQPLALRGTEFDLWIGESPVNFTGAARTAMTINGGLPGPLLRWREGDTVTIRVRNRLQQDTSIHWHGIILPANMDGVPGLSFQGIAPDGLYEYRFTLRQNGTYWYHSHSGLQEQAGVYGPLVIDAREPEPFQYDRDYVVMLSDWSDQAPDQLMRTLKKQSDYYNRHKRTVGDFITDVSRDGWSATVANRTMWAEMNMSPTDLADVSGQTYTYLMNGQSPASNWTGLFKPGEKLRLRLINGSAMSYFDLRIPGLKMTVVAADGQYVQPVSVDELRIAVAETYDVIVEPGSQAAYTLFAQSMDRSGYARGTLSLSEGLQAAIPALDPRPLISMADMGMDHGNMSTMPTMDHSQMAGMDHGSMAAMGGSMQAHPASETDNPLVDMQTMSPSAKLGDPGIGLRDNGRRVLTYADLKSTFADPDGREPSRTIELHLTGHMEKFAWSFDGIKFSDAEPLRLTYGERLRITLVNDTMMTHPIHLHGLWSDLEDENGRFQVRKHTIDMPPGTRRSYRVTADALGRWAYHCHLLFHMEMGMFREVRVDEPGSPS; encoded by the coding sequence ATGCACGTCACACCTTCAAGACGCACCTTCATCAAGGGTCTGGCCGCCGGCAGCCTGCTGGCCGGGGTCGGGCTGTGGCACCCGCCCGCGTGGGCGCTCAAAGGCACGGGCCAGCCGCTGGCGTTGCGCGGCACCGAGTTTGATCTGTGGATCGGCGAATCGCCGGTCAACTTCACCGGCGCGGCACGCACCGCGATGACCATCAACGGCGGCCTGCCCGGGCCGTTGTTACGCTGGCGCGAAGGCGACACGGTGACGATCCGCGTGCGCAACCGCTTGCAGCAAGACACCTCGATCCACTGGCACGGGATCATCCTGCCGGCCAACATGGACGGTGTGCCAGGCTTGAGTTTCCAGGGCATCGCCCCGGACGGCCTCTACGAGTACCGCTTCACGCTCCGGCAAAACGGCACTTACTGGTATCACAGCCACTCCGGCCTCCAGGAGCAGGCCGGGGTGTATGGCCCGCTGGTCATCGACGCCCGCGAACCCGAACCTTTCCAGTACGACCGCGACTACGTGGTGATGCTCAGCGACTGGAGCGACCAGGCGCCCGACCAGTTGATGCGCACCTTGAAAAAACAGTCCGACTACTACAACCGCCACAAGCGCACGGTCGGCGACTTCATTACAGACGTCAGCCGCGACGGCTGGAGCGCCACCGTCGCCAATCGCACGATGTGGGCTGAAATGAACATGAGCCCCACGGACCTGGCCGACGTCAGCGGCCAGACCTACACCTACCTGATGAACGGCCAGTCACCCGCGAGCAACTGGACTGGTCTGTTCAAGCCCGGCGAAAAACTGCGGCTGCGGCTGATCAACGGCTCGGCCATGAGCTATTTCGACCTGCGCATCCCCGGCCTGAAAATGACCGTGGTCGCGGCCGACGGGCAATACGTGCAACCCGTGAGCGTCGATGAGCTGCGCATTGCGGTCGCCGAAACGTACGACGTGATTGTCGAACCGGGAAGCCAGGCGGCCTACACCCTGTTCGCCCAGTCCATGGACCGCAGCGGCTACGCTCGCGGCACGTTGAGCCTGAGCGAAGGCTTGCAGGCAGCGATTCCCGCGCTCGACCCACGGCCCTTGATCAGCATGGCCGACATGGGCATGGACCACGGAAACATGAGCACCATGCCGACCATGGACCACAGCCAGATGGCGGGCATGGATCACGGCAGCATGGCCGCCATGGGCGGCTCGATGCAGGCCCACCCGGCGTCCGAAACCGACAACCCGCTGGTGGACATGCAGACCATGAGCCCCAGCGCCAAACTCGGCGACCCCGGCATTGGCCTGCGCGATAACGGTCGACGCGTGCTCACCTATGCCGACCTCAAAAGCACCTTCGCCGACCCGGACGGCCGCGAGCCCTCGCGCACGATCGAGCTGCACCTCACCGGGCACATGGAGAAATTCGCCTGGTCGTTTGACGGCATCAAGTTCAGCGACGCCGAACCCTTGCGCCTGACTTACGGCGAGCGGCTGCGCATCACCCTGGTCAACGACACCATGATGACCCACCCGATTCACCTGCACGGCCTGTGGAGTGACCTGGAGGACGAAAACGGCCGTTTCCAGGTGCGCAAACACACCATCGACATGCCGCCCGGCACCCGCCGCAGTTACCGGGTCACGGCCGATGCCCTTGGGCGCTGGGCCTATCACTGCCATTTGCTGTTCCACATGGAGATGGGGATGTTTCGTGAAGTGCGCGTGGATGAACCGGGGAGCCCGTCATGA
- a CDS encoding copper resistance protein B codes for MASAQSAETLDHSSMGHAPMPGMDHSQMNGMDHSTMAPSESRTPIPVLTDADRRAAFPPVSGHGVHDKAINSFLLVDQLEYQDARSGSALNWDISGWIGGDIDRLWLRSEGERGNGTTEKAEAQALWGHALGPWWDGVIGIRQDFKPGAPQTWAAFGLQGMALYNFETQATFFVGERGQNALRLEGDYDILLTNRLILQPTAEVNAYTRNDPERGIGSGLANTEAGVRLRYEIVPQFAPYIGVSWSRSYGNTADYAREDGDDTHEARFVAGIRLWF; via the coding sequence ATGGCGTCGGCGCAGTCCGCCGAAACCCTGGACCATTCCAGCATGGGGCATGCGCCAATGCCTGGTATGGACCACAGCCAGATGAATGGCATGGATCACTCGACAATGGCACCGTCAGAGAGCCGCACACCGATTCCGGTCCTCACCGACGCCGACCGTCGCGCCGCATTCCCGCCGGTGTCCGGGCATGGCGTGCACGACAAGGCGATCAACAGCTTTCTGCTGGTCGATCAACTGGAGTATCAGGACGCTCGCTCGGGCAGTGCTTTGAATTGGGACATCAGTGGCTGGATCGGCGGTGACATCGACCGCCTCTGGTTGCGCTCCGAAGGTGAGCGCGGCAACGGCACCACCGAAAAAGCCGAAGCCCAGGCACTCTGGGGCCATGCACTGGGTCCATGGTGGGATGGGGTCATCGGGATTCGTCAGGACTTCAAACCAGGCGCGCCGCAAACCTGGGCAGCCTTCGGCCTTCAAGGCATGGCGCTGTATAACTTTGAAACACAAGCAACCTTTTTTGTCGGCGAAAGGGGGCAAAATGCGCTCCGGCTGGAAGGCGACTACGACATCCTGCTGACCAACCGGCTGATTCTTCAGCCGACCGCCGAGGTCAATGCCTACACCCGCAACGACCCTGAACGCGGTATCGGTTCCGGGTTGGCGAACACTGAAGCCGGTGTACGCCTGCGCTACGAAATCGTCCCGCAGTTTGCGCCGTACATTGGCGTGAGCTGGAGCCGTTCATACGGCAACACGGCGGATTACGCCCGCGAGGATGGTGACGACACCCACGAAGCACGGTTCGTCGCCGGCATCCGGCTGTGGTTCTGA
- a CDS encoding DUF411 domain-containing protein, with protein MRNTLRLAALGALFISSMAQAADLIPIDVHRDANCGCCKSWISHLEANGFKVIDHVEPDMSAVKQRLGVAPRLASCHTGVINGKFVEGHVPAEQVLALSKRQDLLGVAVPGMPTGSPGMEMGGQVDAYQVIGLRTNGTDEVIADYPAR; from the coding sequence ATGCGAAACACACTGCGTCTGGCTGCCCTTGGCGCCCTGTTCATCAGCTCCATGGCCCAGGCGGCCGACCTGATCCCCATCGACGTGCACCGCGACGCGAATTGCGGTTGCTGCAAAAGCTGGATTTCACACCTGGAAGCCAACGGTTTCAAGGTCATCGACCACGTCGAACCCGACATGAGCGCCGTCAAGCAGCGCCTTGGCGTGGCACCACGTCTGGCCTCGTGCCACACCGGCGTGATCAACGGCAAATTCGTTGAAGGCCACGTGCCGGCCGAACAGGTGCTGGCCCTGAGCAAACGCCAGGACCTGCTGGGCGTAGCCGTACCGGGCATGCCAACGGGTTCGCCGGGCATGGAAATGGGCGGCCAGGTCGACGCTTACCAAGTGATTGGCTTGAGAACCAATGGCACCGATGAAGTGATTGCCGACTACCCGGCCCGGTAA
- a CDS encoding YqaA family protein: protein MLTGYLGLFLAAFGAATLLPLQSEALLVGLLLSDRYWLWTLLAIATLGNVLGSLLNWWLGHSVERFKGRRWFPVSPRHLDKARGHYQRYGHWSLWLSWVPIIGDPLTVIAGVMREPLARFLLIVTLAKGARYGVLALMTLGWMS, encoded by the coding sequence ATGCTCACGGGTTACCTCGGGTTGTTCCTGGCGGCATTCGGCGCCGCGACCCTGTTGCCATTGCAGTCCGAGGCGCTGTTGGTCGGCTTGCTGCTGAGCGACCGGTATTGGCTTTGGACGTTACTGGCCATCGCCACCCTGGGCAATGTCCTCGGCTCGTTGCTGAACTGGTGGCTGGGGCATAGCGTCGAGCGCTTCAAGGGGCGCCGCTGGTTCCCGGTCAGCCCCCGGCACCTGGACAAGGCCCGAGGGCATTACCAACGCTACGGGCACTGGTCGTTATGGCTGAGCTGGGTGCCGATCATCGGTGACCCCCTCACCGTGATTGCCGGGGTGATGCGCGAACCGCTCGCACGCTTTCTGTTGATCGTGACCCTGGCCAAGGGCGCCCGCTACGGGGTGCTGGCGCTGATGACGCTGGGCTGGATGAGTTAA
- the glgA gene encoding glycogen synthase GlgA: MISAALEVQGARSQSQASAATSMTVLTPGAKPVLPVSSQNPNKKKVLFVTSEIADLVKTGGLGDVCAALPRAMAHLHDVRVLIPGYPQVLHSENPIHIIGELGGHAALPPCKIGRMDMPDGLVIYVLICPELYEREGSPYGANNGRDWPDNHIRFARLGLAAADIAANLAHLHWCPDLVHAHDWPAGLAPAYMHWRGQRTPTLFTIHNLAYQGVVSLASCPELGIPEHALQQEGMEFYGKLSFLKAGMAYASHITTVSATYAQEITTPAFGCGLDGFLASKTQQGLLSGIPNGIDDSWDAATDPHLVCPFSIGDWDGKAVNAAHVRQLFGLKDSKGPLFAVVSRLVYQKGLDLTEAVAAFIVASGGQIAIIGRGEPEEEQAMRALALRFPGQVGVRIGFNETDARRMFAGSDFLLMPSRYEPCGLSQMYAQRFGSLPVARNTGGLADTIENGVTGFLFDESTVQSYEQALRRAFKVFAFPGLLNAMRCRAMAAPFNWCKAVEPYAELYEQLVAKALGKSAKV, encoded by the coding sequence ATGATCAGTGCCGCTTTGGAAGTTCAGGGAGCGCGTTCTCAATCGCAGGCCAGTGCCGCCACCTCGATGACGGTGCTGACCCCGGGTGCGAAGCCGGTACTGCCAGTCTCCAGCCAGAATCCGAACAAGAAAAAAGTCTTGTTCGTGACCTCGGAAATCGCCGACCTGGTGAAGACCGGTGGCTTGGGTGACGTCTGCGCGGCACTGCCTCGGGCAATGGCGCATTTGCATGATGTGCGGGTGTTGATCCCCGGTTACCCGCAAGTGCTGCACAGCGAAAACCCGATCCACATCATCGGCGAACTCGGCGGCCACGCGGCGTTGCCACCCTGCAAGATCGGGCGCATGGACATGCCCGACGGCCTGGTGATTTACGTACTGATCTGCCCGGAACTGTACGAGCGCGAGGGTTCGCCTTATGGCGCCAATAACGGTCGCGACTGGCCGGATAACCATATCCGTTTCGCCCGGCTGGGGCTCGCCGCCGCCGACATTGCCGCCAACCTGGCCCATCTCCATTGGTGCCCGGATCTGGTGCATGCCCACGACTGGCCCGCCGGCCTCGCGCCGGCCTATATGCACTGGCGCGGGCAGCGCACACCCACGCTGTTCACCATTCATAACCTCGCCTATCAGGGCGTGGTCAGCCTGGCTTCCTGCCCGGAGTTGGGCATCCCCGAACATGCCCTGCAACAGGAAGGCATGGAGTTCTACGGCAAGCTGTCCTTTCTCAAGGCCGGCATGGCCTATGCCAGTCATATCACCACGGTCAGCGCCACGTACGCGCAGGAAATCACCACCCCGGCCTTCGGCTGCGGCCTCGACGGTTTCCTCGCCAGCAAAACCCAGCAAGGCCTGCTCAGCGGCATTCCCAATGGCATTGACGACAGCTGGGATGCGGCCACCGATCCGCACCTGGTCTGCCCGTTCAGCATTGGCGACTGGGACGGCAAAGCGGTCAACGCGGCCCACGTTCGCCAGTTGTTCGGCCTGAAGGACTCCAAGGGGCCGCTGTTTGCCGTGGTCTCGCGGCTGGTCTACCAGAAAGGCCTGGACCTGACCGAGGCCGTCGCCGCCTTCATCGTCGCCTCGGGCGGTCAGATCGCAATCATCGGGCGCGGCGAACCGGAGGAAGAACAGGCCATGCGCGCCCTCGCCTTGCGTTTCCCCGGCCAGGTCGGCGTGCGCATCGGCTTCAACGAAACCGACGCTCGACGCATGTTCGCCGGCAGCGATTTTTTGCTGATGCCCTCGCGTTATGAACCCTGTGGCCTGAGCCAGATGTATGCGCAGCGCTTCGGCTCGCTGCCGGTGGCGCGCAACACCGGAGGTCTGGCCGACACCATTGAAAACGGCGTCACCGGGTTTCTCTTCGACGAATCGACGGTCCAGAGCTACGAGCAAGCCCTGCGCCGCGCCTTCAAGGTATTCGCCTTCCCGGGGCTGCTCAACGCCATGCGTTGCCGTGCCATGGCCGCGCCGTTCAACTGGTGCAAGGCCGTCGAACCCTATGCCGAACTCTACGAACAACTGGTGGCCAAGGCGCTGGGCAAGTCGGCCAAAGTGTAA
- the treZ gene encoding malto-oligosyltrehalose trehalohydrolase yields MPLRTLDTWPHGAVMRDAEHTRFALWAPDAFYVSVELDDGRSLPLLPQAEGWFVLEVRCPAGTRYRYNIDGEQDVPDPASRAQATDLGSPSVVVDPLAYRWQHRNWQGRPWHEAVIYELHVGALGGFSAVEQHLPRLAELGITAIELMPLAQFPGERNWGYDGVLPYAPQASYGTPEQLKHLIDAAHGQGLAVILDVVYNHFGPDGNYLPHYASRFFHEDKHTPWGAAIDFRRREVRDFFIDNALMWLLEYRFDGLRLDAVHAIDDPDFLQELGQQVRQQVDPARHVWLTLENEHNQARLLEQGFDAQWNDDGHNALHVLLTGETDAYYSDFAEQPTQKLARCLSQGFIYQGEPNRHGRPRGEPSAHLPPSAFVLFLQNHDQIGNRAFGERLNRLTPPQALHAATVLLLLSPMIPLMFMGDELAAEQPFLFFTSHHGELADQVREGRRNEFAAFNAFADEQQRLRIPDPNALQTFHASQPKLTAADESAQRATYELHQHLLEIRHRHIMPHLPGAQALSADVLAEGALSARWRLGDGSVLRIDLNLSSQPVTYAAAAAPLLFEYPPQTGTLLQTGTLAPYCALVSLTPVAPLHLTSGERR; encoded by the coding sequence ATGCCATTACGGACGCTGGACACCTGGCCTCACGGCGCCGTCATGCGGGATGCCGAGCACACGCGTTTTGCGCTGTGGGCGCCGGACGCGTTCTACGTCAGCGTAGAACTCGATGACGGCCGCTCATTGCCGTTACTGCCCCAGGCCGAGGGCTGGTTCGTGCTCGAAGTCCGCTGCCCGGCCGGGACACGCTACCGCTACAACATCGACGGCGAACAGGACGTTCCCGACCCGGCATCCCGTGCCCAGGCCACTGACCTGGGGTCACCCAGCGTGGTGGTCGACCCTCTGGCCTATCGCTGGCAGCACCGCAACTGGCAAGGCCGCCCCTGGCACGAAGCGGTGATCTACGAACTGCATGTGGGCGCGCTCGGTGGGTTCAGCGCGGTGGAACAACACTTGCCACGGCTGGCCGAACTGGGGATCACGGCCATCGAGTTGATGCCGCTGGCGCAGTTCCCCGGCGAACGCAATTGGGGCTATGACGGCGTGCTGCCCTATGCCCCTCAAGCCTCCTATGGCACGCCCGAGCAACTCAAACACCTGATCGACGCGGCGCATGGTCAGGGCCTGGCGGTGATTCTGGATGTGGTCTACAACCACTTCGGCCCGGACGGCAACTACCTGCCTCACTACGCCAGTCGTTTCTTTCACGAAGACAAACACACACCGTGGGGCGCCGCCATCGACTTCCGTCGCCGCGAGGTGCGGGACTTCTTCATTGATAACGCACTGATGTGGCTGCTCGAATACCGCTTCGACGGCCTGCGGCTGGACGCGGTGCATGCCATCGACGATCCGGACTTTCTTCAAGAGCTTGGCCAGCAAGTGCGGCAACAGGTCGATCCGGCCCGGCATGTGTGGCTCACTCTGGAAAACGAGCACAACCAGGCCCGCCTGTTAGAGCAAGGCTTCGACGCGCAGTGGAACGACGATGGCCATAACGCTTTGCACGTGCTGCTGACCGGTGAAACCGACGCCTACTACAGCGACTTTGCCGAGCAGCCGACGCAAAAACTCGCCCGCTGCCTGAGCCAGGGCTTTATCTATCAGGGAGAGCCCAACCGCCATGGCCGGCCACGGGGAGAGCCTAGCGCACACTTGCCGCCGAGTGCTTTTGTGCTGTTCTTGCAAAACCACGATCAGATCGGCAACCGCGCCTTCGGTGAGCGCCTCAACCGGCTGACACCGCCCCAGGCCTTGCACGCCGCAACGGTCCTGCTGTTGCTGTCACCGATGATTCCTTTGATGTTCATGGGTGATGAGTTGGCGGCCGAGCAACCCTTCCTGTTCTTTACCAGCCACCACGGCGAACTCGCCGATCAGGTCCGCGAAGGACGACGCAACGAATTCGCGGCCTTCAACGCATTCGCCGATGAGCAACAGCGCCTGCGAATCCCCGATCCCAATGCTCTCCAAACCTTCCACGCCTCACAACCGAAACTGACCGCCGCCGATGAATCGGCGCAGCGCGCCACCTATGAGCTGCACCAGCACCTGCTGGAAATCCGCCATCGGCACATCATGCCGCACCTGCCGGGCGCCCAGGCATTGAGCGCCGACGTACTGGCCGAGGGCGCGCTCAGTGCCCGTTGGCGCTTGGGCGATGGCAGCGTGTTGCGCATCGACCTCAACCTCAGTTCCCAACCGGTTACTTACGCTGCGGCCGCC